The following coding sequences are from one Paenibacillus stellifer window:
- a CDS encoding glycosyltransferase, protein MSTKVPTQNQLKIYGGVQMQISVIIAVYNRSSLLRDLLDHWRIVDKYTKYEYELIFSDDESSDQSVAILKECTDLPIRVLTNKHGGAAQARNHAYQYATGEIVLFTGDDIFPTPNFLNEHYESYLKNGENYATLGCIEWREGIEMNHLMKHITDIGCEQFGFVGMRPFEVIDFRHFYTSNVSVARSKLLQLDVLFSPAFKKYGFEDVDLGYRLHQLGVSIIYVPNALGYHDHIYNSVEKFCNRQLSAGEELNTLKRLHPEIGNEEIKFDIDEFYELYQSSYSVKKRIDFVGDLGRVTIRLLTLMTKLLEKGLRKKDSSKIRKLCSKFYSIIFSYYMYLGLAIGYADYKPSRKTSERFVLRYLFFGSSQVFYDRDNNFTEENSVKYHTAGEKKIKISLEVPSDSNGRIRFDPLDDRCKVKIRRADAVSLHSSRTPIRFEFNNAMHSAVNKYDFSSEIDPILISEMLPTDTSKVEIEFSLNYLMFKRSLSAARTSFRMTFKLLKKVIHYIAKKRNKYKVSVSYQLNSPSHSSEQRRRIWITLKSSSGQVPTLILNAYRESCILSPDIHVDVNFCTSSEYMEYIYEFTDSLHVIEKSQFANAALCLLEHNYDFIFISDGLSNFPLLHSINYKDSLIIKKSFGSCDNFIKNPDGIGRFLRIPGSKRTDQQIDLSLVCPSIQSSDGKNLFTKKQEPVEWNNSIIFASKQKVKPTIIVLPVFMAVGGVERNTIEIMERLQKDYEFIVVTFESHRTEQGSLYYQIAELDIKYFDFAEITSFETYLYLLEGLKNVYQPDLVWICNSSPWTMDNSSNIRRIFNNCPIVTQDVYDYEYGWIQYYDRPSIHSYDRFIAINQKIKEKFIHTYGLNPLDIDLVYSAVDTQKIAKASTEHFSREKTLRSYGLDPNKIYFAFVGRFTEQKQPLKMLELARYIVENYNNANFVMVGDGELAKEIEIEIAKTPIWKNRIHRISYIAEISKFIKSIDGLVIASIFEGLPIVTIEAMCVGTPILSTDVGDIALFVRDKEIGIISNSHDIKDLKAAFDTFYTNLGVYKQNAESRAKENIEFFSSERASLSMKHSFERAMSKYKQ, encoded by the coding sequence TTGAGCACAAAGGTTCCAACTCAAAATCAACTTAAAATTTATGGTGGTGTACAAATGCAAATTAGTGTAATTATTGCCGTATACAATAGGTCCTCACTATTAAGAGATTTATTAGACCATTGGAGAATTGTTGATAAATATACCAAATATGAATATGAACTTATCTTCTCAGATGATGAATCTTCTGATCAATCCGTTGCTATTCTGAAGGAATGTACAGATCTTCCTATAAGAGTGCTGACAAATAAGCATGGAGGTGCCGCACAAGCCAGAAATCATGCATATCAATATGCAACCGGAGAAATCGTTCTCTTTACAGGGGATGATATTTTCCCGACTCCCAATTTCCTAAATGAACACTACGAATCTTACTTAAAAAATGGAGAAAATTATGCGACATTAGGCTGTATTGAATGGCGAGAAGGAATCGAGATGAACCATTTGATGAAGCACATTACCGATATTGGCTGTGAACAATTCGGATTTGTCGGAATGAGGCCTTTTGAAGTCATTGATTTTCGTCATTTTTATACCTCTAACGTTAGTGTTGCACGGTCCAAATTGCTGCAACTAGACGTATTGTTTAGCCCTGCTTTTAAAAAATATGGATTTGAAGATGTAGATCTAGGATATCGTTTGCATCAGTTGGGAGTATCAATTATCTATGTTCCTAACGCACTTGGATATCATGATCATATATATAACAGTGTTGAAAAATTTTGCAATCGTCAGCTATCAGCAGGTGAAGAATTAAATACGCTAAAACGATTACATCCCGAAATTGGAAATGAAGAAATTAAATTTGATATCGATGAGTTTTATGAACTTTATCAGTCCTCGTACTCTGTCAAAAAGAGAATTGACTTTGTCGGTGATTTGGGTAGAGTTACTATACGTCTTCTAACCCTAATGACCAAGTTGTTGGAAAAGGGCTTGAGAAAAAAAGACTCTTCCAAAATAAGGAAATTATGTTCGAAATTTTACTCTATTATTTTTAGTTATTATATGTATCTAGGTCTGGCTATAGGATATGCGGATTATAAGCCGTCCAGAAAAACTTCAGAAAGATTCGTTTTGAGATATCTTTTCTTCGGCTCGTCGCAAGTTTTCTATGATCGGGACAATAACTTTACTGAAGAAAATTCGGTAAAATACCATACTGCTGGAGAGAAGAAGATAAAAATATCGCTCGAAGTTCCGAGCGATTCTAACGGCAGAATCCGATTTGACCCCTTAGATGACCGATGTAAAGTCAAGATTAGAAGAGCGGATGCTGTCTCACTCCATTCGTCGAGAACTCCCATTCGTTTTGAATTTAACAATGCGATGCATTCAGCAGTCAATAAGTACGATTTCTCTAGTGAGATCGATCCGATATTAATCAGCGAAATGTTGCCGACAGATACTTCAAAAGTGGAAATTGAATTTTCCTTAAACTATTTGATGTTTAAAAGAAGCCTATCTGCTGCAAGGACTTCCTTTCGCATGACTTTCAAACTATTAAAAAAGGTTATCCACTATATCGCAAAGAAACGGAACAAATATAAAGTCAGTGTCTCTTATCAATTGAACAGCCCATCACATTCTTCTGAACAACGCAGACGGATTTGGATTACCTTGAAAAGTTCTAGCGGACAGGTTCCTACATTAATTCTTAATGCATACCGGGAATCCTGCATCCTTTCTCCAGATATCCATGTTGATGTGAATTTCTGCACTTCATCTGAGTATATGGAGTATATCTATGAATTTACTGATTCACTTCATGTAATTGAAAAAAGCCAGTTTGCTAATGCTGCACTTTGTCTTTTAGAGCATAATTATGACTTTATTTTCATTTCAGACGGGTTAAGCAATTTCCCGCTTCTACATAGCATTAATTATAAAGACTCACTTATTATCAAAAAAAGCTTTGGCAGCTGTGATAATTTCATTAAGAATCCCGATGGAATCGGCAGATTTCTTCGAATTCCCGGAAGCAAACGAACCGATCAACAAATTGATTTAAGTTTGGTGTGCCCTTCTATACAATCTTCTGATGGTAAGAATTTATTCACAAAGAAACAAGAACCGGTCGAATGGAATAATTCAATAATTTTTGCATCCAAGCAAAAGGTTAAACCCACAATAATTGTTCTCCCGGTTTTCATGGCTGTTGGAGGAGTAGAGCGAAACACTATCGAAATTATGGAAAGACTTCAAAAGGATTATGAATTTATAGTTGTTACTTTTGAATCTCATCGAACAGAACAAGGCAGCCTGTATTATCAAATCGCGGAGTTAGATATTAAATATTTTGATTTTGCAGAAATAACATCATTTGAGACTTATCTCTATTTGTTAGAAGGCCTTAAGAATGTTTATCAACCCGATCTTGTGTGGATATGTAATAGTTCTCCTTGGACAATGGATAACAGCAGTAATATCAGAAGAATCTTTAATAACTGTCCGATTGTGACTCAAGATGTATATGATTATGAATATGGATGGATACAATATTACGATCGGCCTTCTATACATTCATATGATCGTTTTATCGCAATCAACCAAAAGATTAAAGAAAAGTTTATCCACACATATGGACTAAATCCATTAGACATTGATCTGGTATACTCGGCTGTTGATACTCAAAAAATCGCAAAAGCATCCACCGAGCATTTTTCTAGAGAGAAAACTTTGAGATCATATGGCTTAGACCCCAATAAAATATATTTTGCTTTTGTGGGTCGTTTTACTGAACAAAAGCAGCCACTCAAAATGTTGGAACTGGCACGGTATATAGTTGAAAATTACAATAATGCGAATTTTGTTATGGTCGGCGACGGAGAACTCGCAAAAGAGATCGAGATCGAAATTGCGAAAACCCCTATTTGGAAGAATCGTATCCACAGAATTTCCTACATCGCCGAAATCTCCAAATTTATAAAATCAATAGATGGCCTTGTGATTGCTTCAATATTCGAGGGGTTGCCAATTGTGACTATCGAGGCTATGTGTGTTGGGACTCCTATTCTATCTACCGATGTTGGTGATATCGCATTATTCGTCAGGGATAAAGAGATAGGGATCATATCGAATAGCCATGATATTAAAGACCTAAAGGCAGCTTTCGACACCTTTTATACTAATCTTGGCGTCTACAAACAAAATGCGGAGAGTCGTGCAAAAGAAAACATTGAATTTTTTTCATCGGAGAGAGCTTCTCTTTCAATGAAACATTCATTTGAAAGAGCTATGAGTAAATATAAACAATAG
- a CDS encoding ABC transporter permease — MSSIKDLWNNKGILYNMSKSDFKSRFSGSYFGVFWAIIQPLMTILIFWFVFQVGFRAQPISNAPFILWLCAAMIPWNFFSDAIINSTGAFTSYSFVVKKLVFKVSLLPLVKIIASFFLNLAFNLLLIIIFSIYGYFPGIHLIDILYYNICIFMLVTVVAYFISTLNVFFRDTSQIIGILLQFGIWLTPIMWEESVIPEKYRWFIKLNPIYYIVNGYREALINHNWFFAHPRQTFYFWFVVIVIGWIGISFFKKMKPHFADVL, encoded by the coding sequence TTGAGTTCAATTAAGGATTTGTGGAACAACAAAGGTATTCTCTATAATATGTCAAAGTCAGATTTTAAGAGTAGATTCTCTGGTTCATATTTTGGTGTTTTTTGGGCAATCATTCAACCTTTGATGACCATTTTAATTTTTTGGTTTGTTTTCCAAGTTGGATTTCGAGCACAACCCATATCAAATGCACCTTTTATACTTTGGCTGTGTGCTGCCATGATTCCTTGGAACTTTTTCAGTGATGCGATTATCAATTCAACTGGTGCGTTTACAAGCTATTCTTTTGTTGTAAAAAAACTTGTCTTCAAAGTTAGCTTACTACCACTTGTCAAAATAATCGCCTCATTTTTCCTAAATTTAGCATTTAACCTTCTACTGATTATTATATTTTCAATATATGGATATTTCCCAGGTATTCACTTGATTGATATCCTATACTATAATATTTGTATTTTTATGCTTGTAACAGTAGTTGCTTATTTCATTTCAACACTTAATGTTTTCTTCAGAGATACTTCGCAAATCATAGGTATATTGCTTCAGTTCGGCATATGGCTTACACCAATTATGTGGGAAGAATCGGTGATTCCTGAGAAATATCGTTGGTTTATTAAGTTAAACCCAATTTATTACATTGTTAATGGATATAGAGAAGCCTTAATCAATCACAATTGGTTTTTTGCTCATCCAAGACAAACCTTTTACTTTTGGTTCGTTGTAATTGTTATTGGATGGATCGGAATCAGTTTTTTCAAGAAAATGAAGCCACATTTTGCAGATGTGTTGTAA